In Agromyces sp. SYSU T00194, a genomic segment contains:
- the idi gene encoding isopentenyl-diphosphate Delta-isomerase, producing MTLHDTVDDEVVLLDEAGEPIGTALKSAAHGPDTALHLAFSCHVRNPIGEVLVTRRAVSKATWPGVWTNSFCGHPKPSEPLLSAVRRRAEFELGLELSSIELALPLFRYRAVDASGTVENEICPVYLATTDGEPDPNPREVEEYRWVDPAELAAGVAAAPWAFSPWLVMQARELDLYRA from the coding sequence ATGACGCTCCACGACACGGTCGACGACGAGGTGGTGCTCCTGGACGAGGCCGGGGAACCGATCGGCACCGCCCTCAAGTCCGCCGCACACGGGCCCGACACCGCCCTGCACCTGGCCTTCTCCTGCCACGTGCGCAACCCCATCGGCGAGGTGCTCGTCACGCGCCGCGCGGTGTCGAAGGCCACCTGGCCCGGGGTCTGGACGAACTCGTTCTGCGGCCACCCCAAGCCCTCCGAGCCGCTGCTCTCGGCCGTGCGCCGGCGCGCCGAGTTCGAACTCGGCCTCGAGCTCTCCTCGATCGAGCTCGCGCTCCCCCTCTTCCGGTACCGCGCGGTCGACGCCTCGGGCACGGTCGAGAACGAGATCTGCCCGGTCTACCTGGCCACGACCGACGGCGAGCCCGACCCGAATCCGCGCGAGGTCGAGGAGTACCGCTGGGTGGATCCCGCCGAGCTCGCCGCCGGCGTCGCGGCGGCCCCCTGGGCGTTCAGCCCCTGGCTCGTCATGCAGGCCCGAGAACTGGACCTCTACCGTGCCTGA
- a CDS encoding MarR family winged helix-turn-helix transcriptional regulator, whose amino-acid sequence MTQGTPGAEGDSYWYEPAHDLEAGGLEVLRALRRYRDAENGMQRRTRDDMDMNETDLRALRIVIRAEQEHRDLSSAELARALDVSTAATTKLVGRLVRTGYLSRRPHPVDRRVQLIRTKAGAHVRIRETLGRMHREMLAVASELGPAEQRVVAGFLDRMSDLYDTSLVERPRVARRADGADDA is encoded by the coding sequence GTGACGCAGGGAACACCCGGAGCGGAAGGGGACTCGTACTGGTACGAGCCCGCTCATGACCTCGAGGCAGGGGGCCTCGAGGTCCTCCGCGCGCTCCGGCGCTATCGCGATGCCGAGAACGGTATGCAGCGCCGCACGCGTGACGACATGGACATGAACGAGACCGACCTGCGTGCGCTGCGCATCGTGATCCGGGCCGAGCAGGAGCACCGCGACCTGTCGAGTGCCGAGCTGGCCCGCGCGCTCGACGTGAGCACCGCCGCGACGACCAAGCTCGTCGGGAGGCTCGTGCGCACCGGCTACCTGTCGAGGCGCCCGCACCCGGTCGACCGGCGGGTGCAGCTCATCCGCACCAAGGCGGGAGCGCACGTGCGCATCCGCGAGACGCTGGGGCGGATGCACCGGGAGATGCTCGCCGTGGCGAGCGAACTCGGGCCCGCGGAGCAGCGCGTCGTCGCCGGCTTCCTCGACCGCATGTCCGACCTCTACGACACCTCGCTGGTCGAACGCCCGCGGGTCGCGCGCCGGGCCGATGGGGCCGACGACGCCTGA
- a CDS encoding NUDIX domain-containing protein, whose amino-acid sequence MDGRSGDAWVYGPDGARFWGRYGAAGLLLHDRGRGVLLQHRAEWSHHGGTWGIPGGARHEGEGPVDAAVREAAEEAGVPAESVAVRFTSVVDLGFWSYTTVVADAIGRVDPVISDTESLELAWVALGSVEALPLHPAFATAWPGLRDRLLRDAR is encoded by the coding sequence GTGGACGGACGCAGTGGGGACGCCTGGGTGTACGGACCGGACGGCGCCCGGTTCTGGGGGCGCTACGGTGCCGCGGGCCTGCTGCTGCACGACCGCGGACGCGGCGTGCTGCTCCAGCACCGTGCCGAGTGGAGCCACCACGGCGGCACCTGGGGCATCCCCGGCGGAGCGCGCCACGAGGGGGAGGGCCCCGTCGATGCCGCCGTGCGCGAGGCCGCGGAGGAGGCGGGCGTGCCCGCCGAGTCGGTCGCGGTGCGGTTCACCTCGGTCGTCGACCTCGGGTTCTGGTCGTACACGACGGTCGTCGCCGACGCGATCGGCCGCGTCGACCCCGTGATCAGCGACACCGAGAGCCTCGAGCTGGCGTGGGTCGCGCTCGGCAGCGTGGAGGCCCTGCCCCTGCACCCCGCCTTCGCGACCGCCTGGCCGGGTCTTCGCGACCGTCTCCTGCGCGACGCGCGCTGA
- a CDS encoding CDP-alcohol phosphatidyltransferase family protein, protein MAGEGDRTDASRVWTIPNVLSMLRLALVPVFLVLIVVGMDVAALVVLVVASLTDLLDGYLARRLGQVTRLGQLLDPAADRLYIFAALLGLAFRDLVPWWIVAVIVARDLCIVVLGIVLANHGYGPLPVHMLGKVATFALFFGLPVILLGIAFPAVNAVSAPVGWAITLWGAFLYWWAGVIYAIETARVIRIPRVSDVSGSDTLEDQGG, encoded by the coding sequence GTGGCTGGGGAGGGCGACCGAACGGACGCGTCACGCGTCTGGACGATTCCGAACGTGCTGAGCATGCTCCGGCTGGCCCTCGTGCCGGTGTTCCTCGTGCTGATCGTCGTCGGAATGGACGTCGCGGCGCTGGTCGTGCTCGTCGTGGCCAGCCTGACGGACCTGCTCGACGGCTACCTCGCCCGGCGACTGGGGCAGGTGACGCGCCTGGGGCAGCTGCTCGATCCGGCGGCCGACCGGCTGTACATCTTCGCGGCCCTGCTCGGGCTGGCCTTCCGCGACCTCGTGCCGTGGTGGATCGTGGCCGTGATCGTCGCCCGTGACCTCTGCATCGTGGTGCTCGGCATCGTGCTGGCGAACCACGGCTACGGCCCGCTCCCCGTGCACATGCTCGGCAAGGTGGCCACCTTCGCCCTCTTCTTCGGGCTCCCGGTGATCCTGCTGGGCATCGCATTCCCCGCGGTGAATGCAGTGAGCGCCCCGGTCGGCTGGGCCATCACGCTCTGGGGCGCGTTCCTGTACTGGTGGGCGGGCGTGATCTACGCGATCGAGACGGCCAGGGTGATCCGCATCCCGCGGGTGTCCGACGTCTCCGGATCCGATACGCTGGAAGACCAGGGAGGTTAG
- a CDS encoding FHA domain-containing protein, with translation MTESGTPTSDDAGATGREAVDSTIGFSREAAAQLTQVDADVSAEEQEAIAALPSGSALLIVRRGPNAGARFLLDADVTTVGRHPDADIFLDDVTVSRKHAEFLRHRTAFEVKDLGSLNGTYFDGVRIETALLSDGAEVQVGKYRLTFYASRLDLAPVASR, from the coding sequence ATGACCGAGTCCGGTACCCCGACGTCCGACGACGCCGGTGCGACGGGACGCGAAGCGGTCGACTCGACCATCGGATTCAGTCGAGAGGCGGCCGCGCAGCTCACGCAGGTCGACGCAGACGTCTCCGCCGAGGAGCAGGAGGCGATCGCGGCGCTGCCGTCCGGCTCCGCGCTGCTCATCGTGCGACGCGGCCCGAACGCCGGGGCGCGCTTCCTCCTCGACGCCGACGTCACCACGGTCGGGCGCCACCCCGACGCGGACATCTTCCTCGACGACGTGACGGTCTCCCGCAAGCACGCGGAGTTCCTCCGCCACCGCACCGCGTTCGAGGTGAAGGACCTCGGTTCCCTGAACGGGACCTACTTCGACGGCGTGCGCATCGAGACCGCGCTCCTGAGCGACGGCGCCGAGGTGCAGGTCGGCAAGTACCGGCTCACCTTCTACGCATCGCGACTCGACCTGGCGCCCGTGGCGAGTCGGTAG
- the ftsR gene encoding transcriptional regulator FtsR has translation MARAAASTRTDGDALLGIGQVLSRLTPEFPELTPSKLRFLEEQGLITPARSESGYRKFCADDIERITLILSMQRDHYLPLKVIRGYLDDRDAGREPTLPVPDGLPSILDRSRRLGRDELIREAEATPALLDEAVAASLLPASSTYGEDALAVLRSLAELCTVGIEPRHLRGLRSAAERETVLIQNAVEPISRRGAASSRAGASERALEIAGHLESVRSSLIRSAIARQYR, from the coding sequence GTGGCGCGGGCGGCCGCATCCACTCGCACGGACGGCGACGCCCTGCTGGGCATCGGCCAGGTGCTCTCGCGCCTGACGCCGGAGTTCCCCGAGCTCACCCCGTCGAAGCTGCGCTTCCTCGAGGAGCAGGGACTCATCACGCCCGCGAGGTCGGAGTCCGGGTACCGGAAGTTCTGCGCGGACGACATCGAGCGCATCACGCTCATCCTGTCGATGCAGCGCGACCACTACCTGCCGCTCAAGGTCATCCGCGGCTACCTGGACGACCGTGACGCCGGGCGCGAGCCGACGCTGCCGGTGCCCGACGGGCTTCCCAGCATCCTCGACCGCTCCCGTCGCCTCGGACGCGACGAGCTGATCCGCGAGGCCGAGGCGACGCCGGCGCTGCTCGACGAGGCGGTCGCCGCGTCGCTGCTGCCGGCGTCCTCCACGTACGGCGAGGACGCGCTCGCCGTCCTGCGCTCGCTGGCCGAGCTGTGCACCGTGGGCATCGAGCCGCGCCACCTCCGGGGCCTGCGCTCCGCGGCGGAGCGCGAGACCGTGCTGATCCAGAACGCGGTCGAGCCGATCAGCCGCCGTGGCGCCGCATCGAGCCGCGCGGGCGCCTCCGAGCGTGCGCTGGAGATCGCCGGGCACCTCGAATCGGTGCGCTCGAGCCTCATCCGCTCGGCCATCGCACGGCAGTACCGGTGA
- a CDS encoding MerR family transcriptional regulator produces MSELSRGDEARYDLGLLFTDGMPELEDDGGYRGAVAARAAGISYRQLDYWARTELVQPTVRGASGSGTQRLYGFRDILVLKLVKRLLDTGISLQQIRTAVQQLREAGVHDLAQTTLMSDGASVYLCTSDDEVIDLVSRGQGVFGIAVGKVLREVETTLVDLDTSPADPLDELAVRRATRERRIS; encoded by the coding sequence ATGAGCGAACTCAGCCGGGGCGACGAGGCGCGGTACGATCTCGGACTGCTCTTCACCGACGGCATGCCGGAGCTCGAGGACGACGGCGGCTACCGCGGAGCCGTGGCGGCCCGGGCGGCCGGCATCAGCTACCGCCAACTCGACTACTGGGCCCGCACCGAGCTGGTCCAGCCGACCGTGCGCGGCGCCTCGGGGTCGGGCACCCAGCGCCTCTACGGCTTCCGCGACATCCTGGTCCTGAAGCTGGTCAAGCGACTGCTCGACACCGGCATCTCGCTCCAGCAGATCCGCACCGCCGTGCAGCAGCTGCGCGAGGCGGGCGTGCACGACCTGGCGCAGACCACGCTCATGAGCGACGGCGCGAGCGTCTACCTCTGCACCTCCGACGACGAGGTCATCGACCTCGTCAGCCGCGGGCAGGGCGTCTTCGGCATCGCCGTCGGCAAGGTGCTCCGCGAGGTCGAGACCACGCTGGTCGACCTCGACACGAGCCCGGCCGACCCGCTCGACGAGCTCGCCGTCCGGCGCGCGACGCGCGAGCGTCGCATCTCCTGA
- a CDS encoding ParA family protein, with protein sequence MHVLSVSSLKGGVGKTTVTLGLASAAFARGVSTLVVDLDPQSDVSTGMDIQTSGHLNVADVLASPKEKIVRSAIAPSGWAKSNPASTIDVMIGSPSAINFDGPHPSIRDIWKLEEALANVERDYDLVLIDCAPSLNALTRTAWAASDRVGVVTEPGLFSVAAADRALRAIEEIRRGLSPRLQPLGIIVNRTRVQSLEHQFRIKELRDMFGPLVLSPQLPERTSLQQAQGAAKPLHMWPGESAEEMAAHFDQLLDRVLRTARIGDYAELPR encoded by the coding sequence GTGCACGTACTCAGCGTCAGCTCCCTCAAGGGGGGCGTGGGAAAGACCACCGTCACGCTGGGCCTTGCCTCCGCCGCGTTCGCTCGCGGCGTGAGCACGCTGGTCGTCGACCTCGACCCGCAGTCGGATGTCTCGACCGGCATGGACATCCAGACGAGCGGCCACCTCAACGTCGCCGACGTGCTCGCCTCCCCCAAGGAGAAGATCGTCCGGTCGGCGATCGCGCCCAGCGGGTGGGCCAAGTCGAACCCCGCCTCGACCATCGACGTGATGATCGGCAGCCCGTCGGCGATCAACTTCGACGGACCGCATCCGTCGATCCGCGACATCTGGAAGCTCGAGGAGGCGCTCGCCAACGTCGAGCGCGACTACGACCTCGTGCTGATCGACTGCGCGCCGTCGCTCAACGCGCTCACGCGCACCGCCTGGGCGGCGAGCGACCGCGTCGGCGTGGTCACCGAGCCCGGGCTGTTCTCGGTGGCGGCCGCCGACCGCGCCCTGCGCGCGATCGAGGAGATCCGTCGCGGCCTCTCCCCCCGGCTGCAGCCACTCGGCATCATCGTCAACCGCACGCGCGTGCAGTCGCTCGAGCACCAGTTCCGCATCAAGGAGCTGCGCGACATGTTCGGGCCGCTCGTGCTCTCCCCGCAGCTGCCCGAGCGCACCTCGCTGCAGCAGGCCCAGGGCGCGGCGAAGCCGCTGCACATGTGGCCCGGCGAGAGCGCCGAGGAGATGGCCGCGCACTTCGACCAGCTGCTCGACCGCGTGCTGCGCACCGCGCGCATCGGCGACTACGCCGAACTGCCCCGCTAG
- a CDS encoding pyruvate carboxylase, producing MFTKILVANRGEIAIRAFRAAYELGAKTVAVFPYEDRNSLHRLKADEAYQIGEPGHPVRAYLDVSEIIRVAVESGADAIYPGYGFLSENPELAQAAEDAGITFIGPGRSVLEMAGNKVTAKEHAIAAGVPVLASTAPSRDVDELVAGAEQIGFPVFAKAVAGGGGRGMRRVDAPEELRAALEEAMREADSAFGDPTMFIEQAVLRPRHIEVQVLADAGGETVHLFERDCSVQRRHQKVIEIAPAPNLSDEIRQRLYADAIAFAKSIGYVNAGTVEFLLDTAGERAGQHVFIEMNPRIQVEHTVTEEVTDVDLVVSQMRIAAGERLAQLGLSQDSIRLRGAALQCRITTEDPTAGFRPDTGKITTYRSPGGAGIRLDGGTINPGAQISPHFDSMLAKLSCRGRDYPAAVARAKRALAEFRIRGVSTNIPFLQAVLDDPSFVAGDLSTSFIDERPQLLRGRVSKDRGTKIMNWLADVTVNQPNGAAPTLVAPAEKLPEIDLQQEPVAGSRQRLLELGPAGFASALRAQTALAVTETTFRDAHQSLLATRVRTKDLVAVAPYVARMTPELLSVEAWGGATYDVALRFLGEDPWERLAALREALPNVAIQMLLRGRNTVGYTPYPTAVTDAFVHEAAATGVDIFRIFDALNDVSQMRPAIDAVLATGSSVAEVALCYTADLLDPAETLYTLDYYLGLADEIVEAGAHVLAIKDMAGLLRPAAAERLVGALRERFDLPVHVHTHDTAGGQLATLLAASRAGADAVDVASAPMAGTTSQPSASALVAALAHTERDTGISLRAISDLEPYWEAVRRVYSPFESGLPGPTGRVYRHEIPGGQLSNLRQQAIALGLADDFELIEDMYAAANEILGRVPKVTPSSKVVGDLALHLAAVKADPADFEANPERYDIPDSVVGFMAGELGDLPGGWPEPFRSKVLAGRDVRIGVAELTDEERAALDAGGDERRAMLNQLLFPAPTRQFEQIRELFGDLSVVDTLDYLYGLQPGSEHMIEMERGVRLYAGLEAIGEVDEKGMRTVMTTLNGQLRPVFVRDRSVVVETRAAEKADASQPGHIAAPFSGVVTLQVEEGAEVAPGQAVASIEAMKMEAGITSPVAGVVERLAVPRTQQVEAGDLIVVVRPR from the coding sequence ATGTTCACGAAGATCTTGGTGGCCAACCGTGGCGAGATCGCGATCCGGGCGTTCCGGGCCGCGTACGAGCTCGGGGCCAAGACCGTCGCGGTGTTCCCCTACGAGGATCGCAATTCCCTGCATCGCCTGAAGGCCGACGAGGCCTACCAGATCGGCGAGCCGGGGCACCCGGTCCGGGCGTACCTGGACGTGTCCGAGATCATCCGCGTCGCCGTCGAATCGGGCGCCGACGCCATCTACCCGGGGTACGGGTTCCTCTCCGAGAACCCCGAGCTGGCGCAGGCCGCCGAGGACGCCGGCATCACCTTCATCGGCCCCGGCCGCTCGGTGCTGGAGATGGCGGGCAACAAGGTCACGGCCAAGGAGCACGCGATCGCCGCGGGCGTGCCCGTGCTCGCCTCGACCGCGCCGTCGCGCGACGTCGACGAGCTCGTCGCGGGCGCCGAGCAGATCGGCTTCCCGGTCTTCGCGAAGGCGGTCGCCGGCGGCGGCGGCCGCGGCATGCGCCGGGTCGACGCGCCCGAGGAGCTCCGCGCGGCGCTCGAGGAGGCCATGCGCGAGGCCGACAGCGCGTTCGGCGATCCCACGATGTTCATCGAGCAGGCGGTGCTGCGGCCCCGCCACATCGAGGTGCAGGTGCTGGCGGATGCCGGCGGCGAGACCGTGCACCTGTTCGAGCGCGACTGCTCCGTGCAGCGCCGCCACCAGAAGGTCATCGAGATCGCGCCCGCACCGAACCTGTCCGACGAGATCCGCCAGCGGCTCTACGCCGACGCGATCGCGTTCGCGAAGTCGATCGGGTACGTCAACGCGGGCACCGTCGAGTTCCTCCTCGACACGGCGGGCGAGCGCGCCGGCCAGCACGTCTTCATCGAGATGAACCCGCGCATCCAGGTCGAGCACACCGTGACCGAGGAGGTCACCGACGTCGACCTCGTGGTCTCGCAGATGCGCATCGCCGCGGGGGAGCGCCTCGCCCAGCTCGGCCTCTCGCAGGACTCCATCCGGCTGCGCGGCGCCGCCCTGCAGTGCCGCATCACGACCGAGGACCCGACCGCCGGGTTCCGGCCCGACACCGGCAAGATCACGACCTACCGCTCGCCCGGCGGCGCCGGGATCCGCCTCGACGGCGGCACGATCAACCCGGGGGCGCAGATCAGCCCCCACTTCGACTCGATGCTCGCGAAGCTGAGCTGCCGCGGGCGCGACTACCCGGCGGCCGTCGCCCGCGCGAAGCGCGCGCTGGCCGAGTTCCGCATCCGCGGCGTCTCGACGAACATCCCCTTCCTCCAGGCGGTGCTCGACGACCCCTCGTTCGTCGCGGGCGACCTCAGCACCTCCTTCATCGACGAACGTCCGCAGCTGCTGCGCGGGCGCGTCTCGAAGGACCGCGGCACCAAGATCATGAACTGGCTCGCCGACGTCACGGTGAACCAGCCGAACGGCGCGGCGCCGACCCTCGTCGCCCCGGCGGAGAAGCTGCCGGAGATCGACCTGCAGCAGGAGCCGGTCGCCGGTTCGCGCCAGCGGCTGCTCGAACTCGGCCCGGCCGGGTTCGCGTCGGCGCTGCGGGCGCAGACGGCGCTGGCGGTCACCGAGACGACCTTCCGCGACGCGCACCAGTCGCTCCTCGCGACGCGCGTGCGCACGAAGGACCTGGTGGCGGTGGCGCCCTACGTCGCCCGCATGACCCCGGAGCTGCTCTCCGTCGAGGCCTGGGGCGGCGCCACCTACGACGTCGCGCTCCGGTTCCTCGGCGAGGACCCGTGGGAGCGGCTGGCCGCGCTCCGCGAGGCGCTGCCGAACGTCGCCATCCAGATGCTCCTGCGAGGTCGCAACACCGTCGGCTACACGCCGTACCCGACCGCGGTCACCGACGCGTTCGTGCACGAGGCCGCGGCGACGGGCGTCGACATCTTCCGCATCTTCGACGCCCTGAACGACGTCTCCCAGATGCGTCCCGCGATCGACGCGGTGCTCGCCACGGGCAGCTCGGTCGCCGAGGTCGCGCTCTGCTACACGGCCGACCTGCTCGACCCGGCGGAGACGCTGTACACGCTCGACTACTACCTCGGCCTGGCCGACGAGATCGTCGAGGCCGGCGCGCACGTGCTCGCCATCAAGGACATGGCGGGCCTGCTCCGCCCGGCGGCGGCCGAGCGCCTCGTCGGCGCACTCCGGGAGCGGTTCGACCTGCCGGTGCACGTGCACACGCACGACACCGCGGGCGGCCAGCTCGCGACGCTGCTCGCGGCGAGCCGCGCCGGCGCGGACGCGGTCGACGTGGCCAGCGCGCCCATGGCGGGCACCACCAGCCAGCCCTCCGCCTCCGCGCTCGTGGCGGCGCTCGCCCACACCGAGCGCGACACCGGCATCTCGCTGCGGGCCATCTCCGACCTCGAGCCCTACTGGGAGGCGGTGCGCCGCGTCTACTCGCCGTTCGAGTCCGGCCTGCCCGGACCCACCGGCCGCGTCTACCGGCACGAGATCCCGGGCGGCCAGCTGTCGAACCTGCGCCAGCAGGCGATCGCGCTCGGCCTCGCCGACGACTTCGAGCTGATCGAGGACATGTACGCGGCCGCGAACGAGATCCTCGGCCGCGTGCCGAAGGTCACGCCCTCGTCGAAGGTGGTCGGCGACCTCGCTCTGCACCTGGCTGCGGTGAAGGCCGACCCGGCCGACTTCGAGGCGAACCCCGAGCGCTACGACATCCCCGACTCGGTGGTCGGCTTCATGGCGGGCGAGCTGGGCGACCTGCCCGGCGGATGGCCGGAGCCGTTCCGGAGCAAGGTGCTCGCCGGGCGCGACGTGCGCATCGGCGTCGCGGAGCTCACCGACGAGGAGCGTGCCGCGCTCGACGCGGGCGGCGACGAACGGCGCGCCATGCTGAACCAGCTGCTCTTCCCGGCGCCGACGCGCCAGTTCGAGCAGATCCGCGAGCTGTTCGGCGACCTGTCCGTCGTCGACACGCTCGACTACCTGTACGGGCTCCAGCCCGGCAGCGAGCACATGATCGAGATGGAGCGCGGCGTGCGGCTGTACGCGGGCCTCGAGGCGATCGGCGAGGTCGACGAGAAGGGCATGCGCACCGTCATGACCACGCTCAACGGCCAGCTGCGCCCGGTGTTCGTGCGCGACCGCAGCGTGGTCGTGGAGACGCGTGCGGCGGAGAAGGCGGATGCCTCGCAGCCCGGCCACATCGCCGCGCCGTTCTCCGGCGTGGTGACGCTGCAGGTCGAGGAGGGGGCCGAGGTGGCCCCGGGCCAGGCGGTGGCTTCGATCGAGGCGATGAAGATGGAGGCCGGCATCACCTCTCCGGTCGCCGGCGTCGTCGAGCGCCTCGCCGTGCCGCGCACGCAGCAGGTGGAGGCCGGCGACCTCATCGTCGTCGTGCGACCACGATAG